A window of the Polaribacter batillariae genome harbors these coding sequences:
- the rplN gene encoding 50S ribosomal protein L14 has translation MLQTESRLKVADNTGAKEVLVIRVLGGTKKRYASIGDKIVVSVKSATPNGTVKKGQVSRAVVVRTKKEVRRKDGSYIRFDDNACVLLNPTEEMRGTRVFGPVARELREKQFMKIVSLAPEVL, from the coding sequence ATGTTACAGACAGAATCAAGATTAAAAGTCGCAGATAATACTGGAGCAAAAGAAGTTTTAGTAATTAGAGTTTTAGGAGGTACAAAAAAACGTTACGCAAGTATTGGAGACAAAATTGTAGTATCAGTTAAATCTGCAACTCCTAACGGAACTGTAAAAAAAGGTCAAGTATCTAGAGCAGTTGTTGTAAGAACAAAAAAAGAAGTAAGACGTAAAGACGGGTCATATATTAGATTTGATGACAATGCTTGTGTACTTTTAAACCCTACAGAGGAAATGAGAGGTACACGTGTATTTGGTCCAGTTGCACGTGAACTTCGTGAGAAACAATTCATGAAAATAGTATCATTAGCACCTGAAGTGCTTTAA
- the rplB gene encoding 50S ribosomal protein L2, protein MSVRKLKPITPGQRFRVVNGFDTITTDKPEKSLLAPKKRSGGRNNQGRMTTRNIGGGHKQKYRIIDFKRDKQGVPATVKTIEYDPNRTAFIALLSYADGEKRYVIAQNGLKVGQTIIAGNDVAPEIGNAMPLSEIPLGTTISCIELRPGQGAVMARSAGSFAQLMARDGKYATVKLPSGETRLILLTCMATIGVVSNSDHQLLVSGKAGRSRWLGKRPRTNAVRMNPVDHPMGGGEGRSSGGHPRSRNGIPAKGFKTRSKTKASNKYILERRKK, encoded by the coding sequence ATGTCAGTTAGAAAATTAAAACCAATAACACCAGGTCAGCGTTTTAGAGTTGTAAATGGGTTCGACACCATCACAACTGATAAGCCGGAGAAAAGTTTACTTGCTCCGAAAAAACGATCTGGAGGTCGAAACAATCAGGGAAGAATGACAACACGTAATATTGGTGGAGGTCATAAACAAAAATATCGTATTATCGATTTTAAAAGAGATAAACAAGGTGTTCCTGCAACAGTAAAAACTATAGAGTACGATCCAAATCGTACAGCATTTATTGCTTTACTTAGTTATGCTGATGGTGAAAAACGTTATGTAATTGCACAAAACGGTTTAAAAGTAGGTCAAACTATTATAGCAGGTAACGATGTTGCTCCAGAAATTGGAAACGCAATGCCGTTAAGTGAAATTCCTTTAGGAACTACAATTTCTTGTATAGAGTTACGTCCAGGTCAAGGTGCTGTTATGGCACGTTCTGCTGGTTCTTTTGCTCAATTAATGGCAAGAGATGGTAAGTATGCAACTGTAAAATTACCTTCAGGTGAAACAAGATTAATCTTGTTAACTTGTATGGCTACGATTGGAGTTGTATCTAATTCAGATCACCAATTATTAGTTTCTGGTAAAGCAGGTAGATCTAGATGGTTAGGAAAAAGACCTAGAACAAACGCTGTAAGAATGAACCCTGTAGATCACCCAATGGGTGGTGGTGAAGGGCGTTCTTCTGGAGGTCATCCAAGATCAAGAAATGGTATTCCTGCAAAAGGATTCAAGACTAGATCTAAAACCAAAGCTAGTAATAAGTACATTTTAGAACGTAGAAAGAAATAA
- the rplW gene encoding 50S ribosomal protein L23 translates to MSILIKPIITEKATNDSELYNRYTFVVDKKANKLEIKDAVEAAYGVSISSVKTLNYPIQRNTKFTKKGLVTGVKSGYKKAIVQLAEGESIDFYNNL, encoded by the coding sequence ATGAGTATTTTAATAAAACCTATTATTACGGAAAAAGCGACAAACGATAGCGAACTATACAATCGTTATACATTTGTTGTAGATAAAAAAGCTAATAAGTTAGAAATTAAAGATGCTGTTGAAGCGGCTTACGGAGTTTCTATCTCTAGCGTTAAGACTTTAAATTATCCAATTCAAAGAAACACAAAGTTTACTAAAAAAGGTTTGGTAACAGGGGTAAAGAGTGGGTATAAGAAAGCTATCGTTCAATTAGCAGAAGGAGAAAGCATTGATTTTTATAACAATCTTTAA
- the rpsC gene encoding 30S ribosomal protein S3 has product MGQKTNPIGNRLGIIRGWESNWYGGNDYGDKIAEDDKIRKYIHARLSKASVSRVIIERTLKLVTVTITTARPGIIIGKGGQEVDKLKEELKKITGKEVQINIFEIKRPELDARLVATSVARQIENRISYKRAIKMAIAATMRMNAEGIKIQISGRLNGAEMARSEHFKEGRIPLSTFRADIDYALVEAHTTYGRLGVKVWIMKGEVYGKRELSPLVGLSKKQSGSKGGDRAKRQPRRRK; this is encoded by the coding sequence ATGGGACAAAAAACAAATCCAATAGGAAATCGTTTAGGAATCATTAGAGGTTGGGAATCTAACTGGTATGGTGGAAATGACTATGGAGATAAAATTGCTGAAGATGATAAGATAAGAAAGTATATTCATGCAAGATTATCAAAAGCAAGCGTATCAAGAGTAATTATCGAACGTACTTTAAAACTTGTAACCGTTACTATCACTACTGCTAGACCTGGTATTATTATCGGTAAAGGTGGGCAAGAGGTAGACAAGTTAAAAGAAGAACTTAAGAAAATTACAGGTAAAGAAGTTCAAATTAATATTTTTGAGATTAAACGTCCAGAATTAGATGCAAGATTAGTTGCAACTAGTGTTGCGCGTCAAATCGAGAATAGAATTTCTTATAAAAGAGCTATTAAAATGGCAATCGCTGCAACAATGCGTATGAATGCAGAAGGAATTAAAATTCAAATTTCAGGCCGTTTAAATGGTGCTGAGATGGCACGTTCAGAGCATTTTAAAGAAGGTAGAATTCCTCTTTCTACTTTTAGAGCAGATATCGATTATGCATTAGTAGAAGCACATACTACATACGGAAGACTAGGCGTTAAGGTATGGATTATGAAAGGTGAGGTTTATGGTAAAAGAGAATTATCTCCATTAGTAGGATTGTCTAAGAAACAATCTGGTTCTAAGGGTGGTGATAGAGCTAAACGCCAACCTCGTAGAAGAAAATAA
- the rplD gene encoding 50S ribosomal protein L4, with product MKVAVLDITGKDTGRKVELSKDVFGVEPNNHAIYLDVKQYLANQRQGTHKSKERAEIAGSTRKIKKQKGTGTARAGSIKSGVFRGGGRMFGPKPRNYSFKLNKNLKRLARKSALSIQANDKNLVVIEDFNFDTPKTKNFVDVLKALELDTKKSLFVLSDENANVYLSSRNLKNSKVVKASEINTYGVLNANKVVITEGSLEGINSNLSK from the coding sequence ATGAAAGTAGCAGTTTTAGATATTACAGGAAAAGATACAGGTAGAAAAGTAGAGCTTTCTAAAGATGTATTTGGTGTAGAACCTAACAATCATGCAATTTATTTAGATGTAAAGCAATACTTGGCAAATCAAAGACAAGGAACGCACAAATCTAAAGAAAGAGCAGAAATTGCAGGTTCAACAAGAAAGATAAAAAAACAAAAAGGAACTGGTACTGCAAGAGCAGGTTCTATCAAGTCTGGTGTTTTTAGAGGTGGAGGTCGTATGTTTGGACCAAAACCAAGAAATTATTCTTTTAAATTGAATAAAAACTTAAAGCGTTTGGCACGTAAATCGGCTTTAAGTATTCAAGCAAACGATAAGAATTTAGTAGTAATTGAAGATTTTAACTTTGATACTCCAAAGACAAAAAACTTTGTAGATGTATTAAAAGCATTAGAATTAGATACTAAAAAATCTTTGTTTGTATTAAGTGACGAAAATGCAAATGTGTATTTATCATCACGTAACTTAAAAAACTCTAAAGTAGTAAAAGCTTCAGAAATTAATACTTATGGCGTATTAAACGCTAACAAAGTTGTCATTACAGAAGGTTCTTTAGAAGGAATTAATTCAAATTTAAGCAAATAG
- the rplP gene encoding 50S ribosomal protein L16: MLQPKRVKYRKVQKAKGNMTGISGRGNQLSNGMFGIKSLDQNLLTSRQIEAARIAATRYMKREGQLWIKIFPDKPITKKPLEVRMGKGKGAPDHFVAVIKPGRILFEVGGVPMNVAKEALRLAAQKLPVRTKFVIARDFDINA; encoded by the coding sequence ATGTTACAGCCAAAAAGAGTAAAATACCGTAAGGTACAGAAGGCGAAAGGAAATATGACAGGTATTTCTGGTAGAGGAAATCAACTTTCTAATGGAATGTTTGGTATCAAATCTTTAGATCAAAACCTGTTAACTTCTCGTCAAATAGAAGCAGCTCGTATCGCGGCTACTCGTTATATGAAAAGAGAAGGGCAGTTATGGATTAAAATATTTCCAGACAAGCCTATTACAAAAAAGCCTTTAGAGGTTCGTATGGGTAAAGGTAAAGGAGCACCAGACCATTTCGTTGCAGTTATTAAACCAGGTAGAATTTTGTTCGAAGTTGGTGGAGTACCAATGAATGTTGCAAAAGAGGCATTACGTTTAGCCGCTCAAAAACTTCCTGTAAGAACGAAGTTTGTAATCGCAAGAGACTTTGATATTAACGCTTAA
- the rpsS gene encoding 30S ribosomal protein S19 translates to MARSLKKGPYVHYKLEKKVLANVEAGNKTVIKTWSRASMITPDFVGQTIAVHNGRQFVPVYVTENMVGHKLGEFSPTRSFRGHAGAKNKGKK, encoded by the coding sequence ATGGCAAGATCATTAAAAAAAGGACCTTACGTTCACTATAAATTAGAGAAAAAAGTGTTAGCTAATGTAGAGGCTGGTAACAAAACAGTAATTAAAACTTGGTCTAGGGCAAGTATGATTACACCAGATTTTGTAGGACAAACAATTGCAGTTCATAACGGACGTCAGTTTGTACCAGTATATGTTACAGAAAACATGGTAGGGCATAAATTAGGCGAATTTTCACCAACTCGTTCTTTCAGAGGACATGCTGGTGCAAAAAATAAAGGAAAAAAATAG
- the rplV gene encoding 50S ribosomal protein L22, with protein MGVRKKNMADQLKADRKQRAFAKLTNCPTSPRKMRLVADQIRGVEVEKALQILKFSPKEASINLEKLLLSAIANWQAKNEDAVIEDAGLFVKTICVDSAGMLKRLRPAPQGRAHRIRKRSNHVTLELGSKNLSN; from the coding sequence ATGGGAGTTCGTAAAAAAAATATGGCAGATCAGTTAAAAGCAGATAGAAAGCAACGCGCTTTCGCGAAGCTTACTAACTGCCCTACATCACCAAGAAAAATGCGTTTAGTAGCGGATCAAATTAGAGGAGTTGAAGTTGAAAAAGCTTTACAAATCTTAAAATTTAGTCCAAAAGAAGCATCTATAAACTTAGAAAAATTGTTACTGTCTGCAATTGCAAACTGGCAAGCTAAGAACGAAGACGCAGTTATTGAAGATGCAGGATTATTCGTAAAAACTATTTGTGTAGATAGCGCAGGAATGTTAAAAAGATTAAGACCAGCTCCACAAGGGCGTGCTCATAGAATTCGTAAGCGTTCTAATCATGTTACCTTAGAGTTAGGAAGTAAAAATTTAAGCAATTAA
- the rplC gene encoding 50S ribosomal protein L3 produces MSGLIGRKIGMTSLFDENGKNIPCTVIEAGPCVVTQVRTEEVDGYNALQLGFDDKKAKSSNKALDGHFKKAGTTAKKKVVEFQGFEQEYKLGDSITVDHFTEGEFVDVSGVSKGKGFQGVVKRHGFGGVGQATHGQHNRLRAPGSIGAASYPARVFKGMRMAGRMGGDKVKVQNLRVLKVVAEKNLLVVKGAVPGHKNAFVTIQK; encoded by the coding sequence ATGTCTGGGTTAATAGGAAGAAAAATTGGAATGACCAGCTTATTTGATGAAAACGGGAAGAACATTCCTTGTACAGTAATCGAAGCAGGTCCTTGCGTTGTTACCCAAGTCAGAACCGAAGAGGTTGACGGCTACAATGCGTTGCAACTTGGTTTCGATGACAAAAAGGCAAAGAGTTCTAACAAAGCGTTAGACGGTCACTTTAAAAAAGCTGGCACCACTGCTAAGAAAAAAGTCGTTGAATTCCAAGGGTTTGAACAAGAGTATAAATTAGGAGATTCTATCACAGTAGATCACTTTACTGAAGGAGAATTTGTTGATGTATCTGGTGTATCAAAAGGTAAAGGTTTTCAAGGAGTTGTAAAACGTCACGGTTTTGGTGGGGTTGGGCAAGCCACTCACGGTCAGCATAATAGATTAAGAGCCCCTGGTTCAATCGGTGCTGCATCTTATCCTGCAAGAGTATTCAAAGGAATGCGAATGGCAGGTAGAATGGGTGGAGATAAAGTGAAAGTACAAAACTTAAGAGTATTAAAAGTAGTTGCTGAAAAGAACTTACTTGTTGTTAAAGGAGCAGTTCCTGGACACAAAAATGCTTTTGTAACTATTCAGAAATAA
- the rplF gene encoding 50S ribosomal protein L6 has translation MSRIGKNPISISQGVDVNIKDNVVTVKGKLGELTQTISDGISIKIEDGVITLDRASESKNHKAQHGLMRALISNMIEGVSKGWTKELELVGVGYRASNQGQKLDLALGFSHNIVLELAPEVKVETVSEKGKNPIIKLTSFDKQLVGQIAAKIRSFRAPEPYKGKGVKFVGELLRRKAGKSA, from the coding sequence ATGAGTAGAATAGGAAAAAATCCCATTAGCATTTCACAAGGTGTAGATGTTAATATAAAAGACAATGTTGTAACCGTAAAAGGTAAATTAGGTGAGTTAACTCAAACTATTTCAGACGGCATATCAATTAAAATTGAAGATGGTGTTATCACTTTAGATAGAGCATCCGAAAGTAAAAACCATAAAGCACAACATGGTTTAATGAGAGCTTTAATCAGTAACATGATTGAAGGTGTAAGTAAAGGCTGGACAAAAGAACTAGAATTGGTGGGTGTAGGTTATAGAGCCTCAAACCAAGGACAAAAATTAGATTTAGCTTTAGGTTTCTCTCATAATATTGTTTTAGAATTGGCTCCAGAAGTAAAAGTAGAAACAGTATCTGAGAAAGGGAAAAACCCAATCATTAAATTAACTTCATTTGACAAGCAGTTAGTAGGTCAAATAGCAGCAAAGATTCGTTCTTTTAGAGCTCCAGAACCTTACAAAGGAAAAGGAGTTAAGTTTGTTGGTGAATTATTAAGAAGAAAAGCAGGTAAATCTGCATAA
- the rplR gene encoding 50S ribosomal protein L18: MALSKLQRRARIKRRIRKIISGTAVKPRLSVYRSNKEIYAQLVDDVNGVTLASVSSRDKDIKASSKIEAATAVGKAIAEKANKVGVEAAAFDRNGYLYHGRVKVLAEAAREAGLKF, from the coding sequence ATGGCATTATCAAAGCTACAAAGAAGAGCTAGAATAAAGCGTAGAATTAGAAAAATTATCTCTGGTACAGCTGTTAAACCAAGATTATCGGTTTACAGAAGTAACAAAGAAATTTACGCACAACTAGTGGACGATGTAAACGGAGTAACTTTAGCTTCAGTTTCATCTAGAGATAAAGATATAAAAGCAAGTTCTAAAATCGAAGCTGCCACTGCAGTTGGTAAAGCAATCGCAGAAAAGGCAAACAAAGTAGGTGTAGAAGCAGCTGCTTTCGATAGAAATGGTTATTTATACCATGGTAGAGTTAAAGTATTAGCAGAAGCTGCAAGAGAAGCTGGTTTAAAATTTTAA
- the rpsJ gene encoding 30S ribosomal protein S10 — MSQKIRIKLKSYDYNLVDKSAEKIVKTVKSTGAVVNGPIPLPTHKKIFTVLRSPHVNKKSREQFQLSAYKRLLDIYSSSSKTIDALMKLELPSGVEVEIKV, encoded by the coding sequence ATGAGTCAAAAAATTAGAATAAAATTAAAGTCTTACGATTACAACTTAGTAGACAAGTCTGCCGAGAAAATTGTAAAGACGGTAAAAAGTACTGGCGCTGTTGTAAACGGACCAATACCATTACCAACACATAAAAAGATTTTTACAGTATTACGTTCTCCACACGTAAACAAAAAATCTAGAGAGCAATTTCAATTATCTGCTTACAAAAGATTATTAGACATTTATAGTTCTTCTTCGAAAACTATCGATGCTTTAATGAAACTTGAGTTACCAAGTGGTGTTGAAGTTGAAATTAAAGTGTAA
- the rpsN gene encoding 30S ribosomal protein S14: protein MAKESMKARERKRQRTVAKYAEKRKALKEAGDYEALQKLPKNASPVRLHNRCKLTGRPKGYMRQFGLSRVTFREMANQGLIPGVRKASW from the coding sequence ATGGCTAAAGAATCAATGAAAGCGCGTGAGCGCAAAAGACAACGTACTGTTGCAAAATATGCCGAAAAAAGAAAAGCTTTAAAAGAAGCTGGAGATTATGAAGCATTACAGAAATTACCAAAAAATGCATCACCAGTTAGATTGCACAACAGATGTAAATTAACTGGTCGTCCAAAAGGATACATGCGTCAGTTTGGTTTGTCTCGTGTTACGTTTCGTGAAATGGCAAATCAAGGATTAATACCAGGTGTTAGAAAAGCAAGTTGGTAG
- the rpmC gene encoding 50S ribosomal protein L29: MKQSEIKELSTADLNEKLGALQKNYTDLKMAHAITPMENPLQLRSLRRTVARIATELTNRELQ, from the coding sequence ATGAAACAATCAGAAATAAAAGAATTATCTACAGCAGATCTTAACGAAAAGCTTGGAGCGTTGCAAAAGAATTATACCGATCTTAAGATGGCACATGCCATAACTCCAATGGAAAACCCATTGCAGTTAAGAAGCTTAAGAAGAACTGTAGCAAGAATTGCAACAGAATTAACAAATAGAGAATTACAATAA
- the rplX gene encoding 50S ribosomal protein L24, which translates to MKKFKLKSGDTVKVIAGDHKGSEGKILQIIKDKDRVLVEGVNLVSKHTKPSAQSPQGGIVKKEASLHISNVMLVEDGVAVRVGYKVDGDTKTRVSKKTKK; encoded by the coding sequence ATGAAGAAGTTTAAATTAAAATCAGGAGATACTGTAAAAGTAATTGCAGGAGACCATAAAGGATCTGAAGGAAAAATTTTACAAATTATCAAAGATAAAGATAGAGTACTAGTAGAAGGTGTAAACTTAGTCTCTAAGCACACAAAACCTAGCGCTCAAAGTCCTCAAGGTGGTATTGTAAAGAAAGAAGCTTCACTTCATATTTCTAACGTAATGTTAGTAGAAGACGGTGTCGCTGTAAGAGTAGGTTATAAAGTTGATGGAGATACTAAAACTAGAGTCTCTAAAAAAACTAAAAAATAA
- the rpsH gene encoding 30S ribosomal protein S8 yields MYTDPIADFLTRVRNAIAAGHRVVEVPASNLKKEMTKILFDQGYILSYQFNDDKVQGTIKIALKYDKDTKESVIRKIQRISTPGLRKYVGSTEMPRVLNGLGIAIVSTSKGVMTNKKARQENVGGEVLCYVY; encoded by the coding sequence ATGTATACAGATCCAATCGCGGATTTTCTTACAAGAGTAAGAAATGCTATCGCAGCAGGACACAGAGTAGTAGAAGTTCCAGCTTCAAATTTGAAGAAGGAAATGACTAAAATTTTGTTTGATCAAGGGTATATTTTAAGCTATCAGTTCAACGACGATAAAGTCCAAGGAACCATTAAGATTGCTTTAAAATACGACAAAGACACAAAAGAGTCAGTAATTAGAAAAATTCAACGAATCAGTACACCAGGTTTACGTAAATACGTTGGCTCAACAGAGATGCCAAGAGTATTAAACGGACTTGGAATTGCTATTGTTTCTACATCGAAAGGTGTAATGACAAACAAAAAAGCACGTCAAGAAAATGTTGGAGGAGAAGTTTTATGTTACGTTTATTAA
- the rplE gene encoding 50S ribosomal protein L5: MSYVPRLKAEYKERVIKALTEEFSYKNVMQVPKLEKIVVSKGVGAAIADKKLIDYAVEELTKITGQKAISTMSKKDVAAFKLRKGMPIGVKVTLRGDKMYEFLDRLVTASLPRVRDFNGIKANGFDGRGNYNLGIAEQIIYPEINIDQVKKINGMDITFVTSANTDKEAKSLLGELGLPFKKN, translated from the coding sequence ATGAGTTACGTACCAAGATTAAAAGCAGAATACAAAGAAAGAGTGATTAAAGCTCTTACTGAAGAATTCAGTTATAAAAATGTAATGCAAGTACCTAAATTAGAAAAAATAGTAGTTTCTAAAGGTGTGGGTGCTGCAATTGCAGATAAGAAATTAATAGATTATGCTGTAGAAGAATTGACTAAAATTACAGGTCAAAAAGCAATTTCTACAATGTCTAAAAAAGATGTTGCCGCATTTAAATTACGTAAAGGAATGCCAATTGGTGTAAAAGTTACTCTACGTGGAGACAAAATGTACGAATTCTTAGACAGACTGGTTACAGCTTCTTTACCTCGTGTAAGAGACTTTAACGGTATAAAAGCTAATGGTTTCGATGGAAGAGGTAATTACAATTTAGGTATTGCCGAACAAATCATCTACCCAGAAATAAATATTGATCAAGTGAAAAAAATCAATGGAATGGATATTACTTTTGTAACATCTGCCAACACCGATAAAGAAGCAAAATCATTATTAGGAGAATTAGGTTTACCATTCAAAAAAAATTAA
- the fusA gene encoding elongation factor G, producing the protein MARDLKYTRNIGIAAHIDAGKTTTTERVLYYTGVSHKIGEVHDGAATMDWMEQEQERGITITSAATTCTWQFPLENAQPTPETKGYHFNIIDTPGHVDFTVEVNRSLRVLDGLVFLFSAVDGVEPQSETNWRLADNYKVPRIGFVNKMDRQGSDFLAVCQQVKDMLKSNAVPIVLNIGDEADFKGIIDLVKNRAIVWHDETQGATFDVIEIPEDMKEEARKYRALLIEEVASYDENLLEKFMEDEDSITEEEVHAALRAAVMDMAIIPMICGSAFKNKGVQFLLDAVCRYLPSPLDKEGIVGVNPDTGNEELRKPDVKEPFAALAFKIATDPFVGRLAFFRAYSGRLDAGSYVLNNRSGKKERISRIYQMHANKQNAIDYIEAGDIGAAVGFKSIKTGDTLSAEKHPIILESMDFPDPVIGIAVEPKTKADVDKLGIGLGKLAEEDPTFTVRTDEASGQTIISGMGELHLDVIVDRLKREFKVEVNQGQPQVEYKEAITASADHREVYKKQSGGRGKFADIVFTIEPADEGVQGLQFESIIKGGNVPKEFIPSIEKGFVEAMKNGPLAGYEMDSMKVTLKDGSFHAVDSDQLSFELAAKLGFKAAAKAAKAKIMEPIMKLEVLTPEENMGDIVGDLNRRRGQVNDMSDRAGSKVVKALVPLSEMFGYVTALRTMSSGRATSTMEFSHYAETPSNVSEEVIAKANG; encoded by the coding sequence ATGGCTAGAGATTTAAAATATACAAGAAATATTGGTATTGCAGCACATATAGATGCTGGTAAAACCACAACTACAGAACGTGTATTGTACTATACAGGAGTTTCTCATAAAATTGGAGAAGTTCATGATGGTGCAGCTACAATGGACTGGATGGAACAAGAGCAAGAAAGAGGTATTACCATTACTTCTGCTGCAACAACTTGTACATGGCAGTTTCCTTTAGAAAACGCACAACCAACTCCAGAAACAAAAGGATATCACTTTAATATAATCGATACTCCTGGTCACGTAGATTTTACTGTTGAAGTAAACAGATCTTTACGTGTATTAGACGGTTTAGTTTTCTTGTTTTCGGCTGTTGATGGTGTTGAGCCTCAATCTGAAACAAACTGGAGATTAGCAGACAACTATAAAGTACCAAGAATTGGTTTCGTTAATAAAATGGATCGCCAAGGATCAGACTTTTTAGCAGTTTGCCAGCAGGTAAAAGACATGTTAAAATCAAACGCAGTACCAATTGTATTAAATATTGGTGATGAGGCTGATTTTAAAGGTATTATCGATTTAGTAAAAAACCGTGCTATAGTTTGGCACGACGAAACTCAAGGAGCAACTTTCGATGTAATTGAAATCCCTGAGGATATGAAAGAAGAAGCTCGTAAATATCGTGCACTTTTAATTGAGGAAGTTGCAAGTTACGACGAGAATCTTTTAGAAAAATTCATGGAAGACGAAGATTCTATTACAGAAGAAGAAGTGCATGCTGCACTTAGAGCTGCTGTAATGGATATGGCAATTATTCCTATGATTTGTGGTTCTGCATTTAAAAATAAAGGGGTACAGTTTCTTTTAGATGCTGTTTGTCGTTATTTGCCTTCACCTTTAGATAAAGAAGGTATTGTAGGTGTTAATCCAGATACAGGTAACGAAGAATTACGTAAACCAGATGTAAAAGAGCCTTTTGCTGCTTTGGCATTTAAAATTGCAACAGACCCTTTTGTTGGTCGTTTGGCATTTTTTAGAGCATATTCTGGTCGTTTAGATGCAGGTTCTTATGTGTTAAATAATCGTTCAGGTAAGAAAGAACGTATCTCACGTATTTATCAAATGCATGCAAACAAACAAAATGCTATCGATTATATCGAAGCCGGAGATATTGGGGCTGCTGTAGGATTTAAATCGATTAAAACAGGAGACACTCTATCTGCAGAAAAGCATCCAATTATTTTAGAATCTATGGATTTTCCAGATCCAGTAATTGGTATTGCCGTTGAACCTAAAACAAAGGCAGACGTAGATAAATTAGGGATAGGACTTGGTAAATTGGCAGAAGAAGATCCAACATTTACAGTTAGAACAGACGAAGCTTCAGGACAAACAATTATATCTGGAATGGGGGAGTTGCATTTAGATGTAATTGTAGATCGTTTAAAGCGTGAATTTAAAGTAGAGGTTAACCAAGGGCAACCACAAGTAGAATATAAAGAGGCTATTACAGCTTCTGCAGATCATAGAGAAGTTTATAAAAAGCAATCTGGTGGTCGTGGTAAATTTGCAGACATTGTATTTACAATAGAACCTGCAGACGAAGGTGTTCAAGGTTTACAGTTTGAGTCTATCATTAAAGGTGGTAACGTTCCTAAAGAATTTATACCTTCTATCGAAAAAGGATTTGTAGAAGCTATGAAAAATGGTCCTTTAGCAGGTTACGAAATGGATTCTATGAAAGTTACCTTAAAAGATGGTTCTTTTCACGCGGTAGATTCAGATCAATTATCTTTCGAATTGGCTGCAAAACTAGGATTTAAAGCTGCTGCAAAAGCTGCAAAAGCAAAAATCATGGAGCCAATAATGAAATTAGAGGTATTAACTCCTGAAGAAAACATGGGAGATATCGTTGGAGATTTAAACAGAAGAAGAGGTCAAGTAAACGATATGTCCGATAGAGCAGGGTCTAAAGTTGTAAAGGCATTAGTGCCATTATCAGAAATGTTTGGTTACGTTACTGCTTTAAGAACAATGTCTTCTGGTAGAGCAACCTCTACGATGGAATTTTCGCACTATGCAGAAACCCCATCCAATGTATCTGAAGAAGTAATTGCAAAAGCAAACGGATAA
- the rpsQ gene encoding 30S ribosomal protein S17, protein MEKRNLRKERIGVVSSNKMEKSIVVAETKRVKHPMYGKFVLKTKKYVAHDEQNDCNEGDTVRIMETRPMSKSKRWRLVEILERAK, encoded by the coding sequence ATGGAAAAAAGAAATCTTAGAAAAGAGAGAATTGGTGTTGTATCTAGTAACAAAATGGAAAAATCTATTGTTGTTGCAGAAACTAAAAGAGTTAAGCACCCAATGTACGGAAAGTTCGTATTAAAGACGAAGAAGTACGTTGCACACGACGAACAGAATGATTGCAACGAAGGAGATACCGTTAGAATCATGGAAACAAGACCTATGAGTAAATCTAAACGTTGGAGATTAGTAGAAATCCTAGAAAGAGCTAAATAA